A stretch of Candidatus Dormiibacterota bacterium DNA encodes these proteins:
- a CDS encoding secondary thiamine-phosphate synthase enzyme YjbQ codes for MLERDLLVDTSRRRVVDVTDQAAALAREGGGDGLLNVFVPHATAGVAIMETGSGSEPDLVDALERLLPRDDRYRHSHGSEGHGADHLLPVLVSPSVTVPVRRGRLGLGTWQRIVVVDLNRDNPERTLRLSFLAG; via the coding sequence GTGCTCGAGCGCGACCTCCTCGTCGACACCTCGCGGCGCCGCGTCGTCGACGTCACCGACCAGGCGGCGGCGCTGGCGCGCGAGGGCGGCGGCGACGGACTGCTCAACGTGTTCGTCCCCCACGCCACCGCGGGGGTGGCGATCATGGAGACCGGCAGCGGTTCCGAGCCCGACCTCGTCGACGCGCTCGAGCGCCTGCTCCCCCGCGACGACCGGTACCGCCACAGCCACGGCTCCGAGGGGCACGGCGCCGACCACCTGCTGCCGGTGCTGGTGTCGCCCTCGGTCACGGTGCCGGTGCGGCGGGGGAGGCTCGGCCTCGGCACCTGGCAGCGGATCGTGGTCGTCGACCTCAACCGCGACAATCCCGAGCGCACCCTGCGCCTCTCCTTCCTCGCCGGGTGA